The proteins below come from a single Helianthus annuus cultivar XRQ/B unplaced genomic scaffold, HanXRQr2.0-SUNRISE HanXRQChr00c037, whole genome shotgun sequence genomic window:
- the LOC110926784 gene encoding F-box protein At3g08750, producing the protein MSEILPRLPAKCVGRAKKVCKEWLSCISSKEFVMMHCRHMCKGSRQKILSIGQESCFISSTTVDLVDEKTMITLPFHVRPSDVWILSSLNGLLCVCLRNTFEMLIWNPLIRSCINISDSKSYGFFKIYSDAVGLYIDSSNDYRVLHIKRGRFTVDVMAYSRRTSHWKRIPFLQKRHYHTNGYVWSGGTFCEDGLYFTVFQFWLAGDIVIIRFDVNTETFSEIGFPYVGNGETCQGNLVNMNNKLHVFVSHGFIDMAVDLWRYEGEHWSKVMLFPKISYIPTPVWCSITHVSSEEKCFVMTDWGEVYEIDLNKKTCDLFIPSDWNHAIRTAMYVETIVPASLQ; encoded by the coding sequence ATGTCAGAGATACTGCCAAGACTTCCTGCAAAATGTGTAGGTCGTGCAAAGAAGGTATGTAAAGAATGGTTGTCATGTATATCGTCGAAGGAGTTTGTCATGATGCACTGTAGACATATGTGTAAGGGGTCTAGACAAAAAATTCTTAGTATTGGACAGGAATCATGCTTTATTTCCAGCACTACTGTTGATTTAGTCGATGAGAAAACCATGATTACCCTACCGTTTCATGTTCGCCCTTCTGATGTGTGGATTTTATCAAGCTTGAATGGGCTTTTATGTGTTTGTTTACGCAATACGTTTGAAATGCTTATTTGGAATCCGTTGATCCGTAGCTGCATCAACATATCTGATTCTAAGTCTTATGGTTTTTTCAAAATCTATTCCGATGCTGTTGGCCTATACATCGATTCCTCTAATGATTACAGAGTTTTACATATAAAACGTGGTCGTTTTACAGTTGATGTTATGGCTTATTCAAGGAGGACCAGTCATTGGAAGAGAATACCGTTTTTACAAAAAAGGCATTACCATACTAATGGTTATGTGTGGTCGGGGGGGACTTTTTGTGAGGATGGTTTATATTTTACTGTATTCCAGTTTTGGCTTGCTGGTGATATTGTCATAATTCGATTTGATGTGAATACAGAGACGTTTTCAGAAATAGGGTTTCCATATGTTGGCAATGGTGAAACATGTCAGGGGAACTTGGTTAATATGAATAACAAACTTCACGTGTTTGTTAGTCATGGGTTTATAGATATGGCTGTGGATCTATGGCGTTATGAAGGTGAGCATTGGTCGAAGGTCATGTTGTTTCCGAAGATCAGTTATATTCCAACGCCAGTTTGGTGCTCAATTACACATGTTAGTTCAGAAGAAAAGTGTTTTGTGATGACAGATTGGGGTGAGGTTTATGAAATAGATTTGAACAAGAAGACGTGTGACCTTTTCATACCAAGCGATTGGAATCATGCTATACGGACAGCAATGTATGTGGAAACTATTGTGCCAGCAAGTCTTCAGTGA
- the LOC110926785 gene encoding uncharacterized protein LOC110926785 isoform X2, whose translation MDISDDFVDIYEDDQPAKKVSWNLGFDAMTPKKNQICSPMKDSPKTDSGSVEIISYGQYFSPFKSEMHREVIEQNIEKQAKRKHALLTWKWDEVIDITQSEDSNGQKDASKAKQQDDLESELSDTADSLDSPLKRSKIPRISKNCNDHVGWVEF comes from the exons ATGGATATCTCGGATGACTTCGTGGACATTTATGAAGACGATCAGCCTGCAAAGAAAGTAAGTTGGAAT CTGGGTTTTGATGCAATGACACCGAAGAAGAATCAAATATGCAGCCCAATGAAAGATTCTCCGAAG ACGGACAGTGGAAGTGTAGAGATCATTTCATATGGACAGTATTTTAGTCCATTCAAATCTGAAATGCATAGGGAGGTTATTGAACAG AACATAGAAAAGCAAGCTAAAAGAAAGCATGCGCTCCTAACTTGGAAATGGGATGAGGTCATTGATATTACCCAAAGTGAAGATTCGAATGGTCAGAAAGATGCTTCTAAGGCAAAACAACAAGATGATTTGGAGTCTGAGTTAAGTGATACAGCAGACTCTTTGGATAGTCCATTGAAAAGATCAAAGATTCCACGTATATCTAAAAATTGCAACGATCATGTTGGATGGGTTGAATTTTAA
- the LOC110926785 gene encoding uncharacterized protein LOC110926785 isoform X3, protein MDISDDFVDIYEDDQPAKKLGFDAMTPKKNQICSPMKDSPKTDSGSVEIISYGQYFSPFKSEMHREVIEQFQNIEKQAKRKHALLTWKWDEVIDITQSEDSNGQKDASKAKQQDDLESELSDTADSLDSPLKRSKIPRISKNCNDHVGWVEF, encoded by the exons ATGGATATCTCGGATGACTTCGTGGACATTTATGAAGACGATCAGCCTGCAAAGAAA CTGGGTTTTGATGCAATGACACCGAAGAAGAATCAAATATGCAGCCCAATGAAAGATTCTCCGAAG ACGGACAGTGGAAGTGTAGAGATCATTTCATATGGACAGTATTTTAGTCCATTCAAATCTGAAATGCATAGGGAGGTTATTGAACAG TTTCAGAACATAGAAAAGCAAGCTAAAAGAAAGCATGCGCTCCTAACTTGGAAATGGGATGAGGTCATTGATATTACCCAAAGTGAAGATTCGAATGGTCAGAAAGATGCTTCTAAGGCAAAACAACAAGATGATTTGGAGTCTGAGTTAAGTGATACAGCAGACTCTTTGGATAGTCCATTGAAAAGATCAAAGATTCCACGTATATCTAAAAATTGCAACGATCATGTTGGATGGGTTGAATTTTAA
- the LOC110926785 gene encoding uncharacterized protein LOC110926785 isoform X1 — protein MDISDDFVDIYEDDQPAKKVSWNLGFDAMTPKKNQICSPMKDSPKTDSGSVEIISYGQYFSPFKSEMHREVIEQFQNIEKQAKRKHALLTWKWDEVIDITQSEDSNGQKDASKAKQQDDLESELSDTADSLDSPLKRSKIPRISKNCNDHVGWVEF, from the exons ATGGATATCTCGGATGACTTCGTGGACATTTATGAAGACGATCAGCCTGCAAAGAAAGTAAGTTGGAAT CTGGGTTTTGATGCAATGACACCGAAGAAGAATCAAATATGCAGCCCAATGAAAGATTCTCCGAAG ACGGACAGTGGAAGTGTAGAGATCATTTCATATGGACAGTATTTTAGTCCATTCAAATCTGAAATGCATAGGGAGGTTATTGAACAG TTTCAGAACATAGAAAAGCAAGCTAAAAGAAAGCATGCGCTCCTAACTTGGAAATGGGATGAGGTCATTGATATTACCCAAAGTGAAGATTCGAATGGTCAGAAAGATGCTTCTAAGGCAAAACAACAAGATGATTTGGAGTCTGAGTTAAGTGATACAGCAGACTCTTTGGATAGTCCATTGAAAAGATCAAAGATTCCACGTATATCTAAAAATTGCAACGATCATGTTGGATGGGTTGAATTTTAA